The following are from one region of the Natronosporangium hydrolyticum genome:
- a CDS encoding GNAT family N-acetyltransferase: protein MIETMAGAERLTLRPWRLTDADAIRAAFAPPEMSRQTSEPVDSESAARRWLHRREQQWQEGSAYSWAVAGRSGEVVGQVAVSALDRRNETGWVSYWTVPAARGRGVAAAAVRAAAQWAFDRAGLFRLELGHRTDNPASCRVATAAGFLVEGLERQKLCYEGQRFDVELHARLATDPGA from the coding sequence GTGATCGAGACGATGGCGGGTGCGGAGCGGCTCACCCTGCGGCCTTGGCGGCTCACCGACGCCGACGCGATCCGGGCAGCCTTCGCGCCGCCGGAGATGTCCCGCCAGACCAGCGAGCCGGTCGACTCGGAGTCGGCCGCGCGGCGGTGGCTGCACCGCCGGGAGCAGCAGTGGCAGGAGGGCTCGGCGTACAGCTGGGCGGTGGCCGGGCGGTCCGGCGAGGTGGTGGGCCAGGTGGCGGTCTCCGCGCTGGATCGCCGGAATGAGACCGGTTGGGTTTCCTACTGGACCGTGCCAGCGGCCCGCGGCCGGGGAGTGGCGGCCGCTGCGGTCCGCGCGGCCGCCCAGTGGGCCTTCGACCGGGCCGGACTGTTCCGGCTGGAGTTGGGCCACCGCACCGACAACCCCGCCTCCTGCCGGGTGGCGACTGCGGCCGGGTTCCTGGTGGAGGGTTTGGAGCGGCAGAAGCTCTGTTACGAGGGGCAGCGGTTCGACGTGGAGCTGCACGCCCGACTGGCCACCGATCCGGGAGCCTGA